A window from Piliocolobus tephrosceles isolate RC106 chromosome 11, ASM277652v3, whole genome shotgun sequence encodes these proteins:
- the GPC1 gene encoding glypican-1, with protein MELRARGWWLLCAAAALVACARGDPASKSRSCGEVRQIYGAKGFSLSDVPQAEISGEHLRICPQGYTCCTSEMEENLANRSRAELETALRDSSRVLQAMLATQLRSFDDHFQHLLNDSERTLQGTFPGAFGELYTQNTRAFRDLYAELRLYYRGANLHLEETLAEFWARLLERLFKQLHPQLLLPDDYLDCLGKQAEALRPFGEAPRELRLRATRAFVAARSFVQGLGVASDVVRKVAQVPLGPECSRAVMKLVYCAHCLGVPGARPCPDYCRNVLKGCLANQADLDTEWRNLLDSMVLITDKFWGTSGVESVIGGVHTWLAEAINALQDNRDTLTAKVIQGCGNPKVNPQGSGPEEKRRRGKLAPRERPPSGTLEKLVSEAKAQLRDVQDFWISLPGTLCSEKMALSTASDDRCWNGMARGRYLPEVMGDGLANQINNPEVEVDITKPDMTIRQQIMQLKIMTNRLRSAYNGNDVDFQDASDDGSGSGSGDGCPDDRCGRGASRKSSSSRTPLTHALPGLSEQEGQKTSAASCPQPPTFLLPLLLSLALTVARPRWR; from the exons GTGAGCATCTGCGGATCTGCCCCCAAGGCTACACCTGCTGCACCAGCGAGATGGAGGAGAACCTGGCCAACCGCAGCCGTGCCGAGCTGGAGACCGCGCTCCGGGACAGCAGCCGCGTCCTGCAGGCCATGCTCGCCACCCAGCTGCGCAGCTTCGATG ACCACTTCCAGCATCTGCTGAACGACTCAGAGCGGACACTGCAgggcaccttcccgggcgccttCGGAGAGCTGTACACGCAGAACACCAGGGCCTTCCGGGACCTGTACGCAGAGCTGCGCCTGTACTACCGCGGTGCCAACCTGCACCTGGAGGAGACGCTGGCCGAGTTCTGGGCCCGCCTGCTCGAGCGCCTCTTCAAGCAGCTGCACCCCCAGCTGCTGCTGCCTGATGACTACCTGGACTGCCTGGGCAAGCAGGCCGAGGCGCTGCGGCCCTTCGGGGAGGCCCCAAGAGAGCTGCGCCTGCGGGCCACCCGCGCCTTCGTGGCTGCTCGCTCCTTCGTGCAAGGCCTGGGCGTGGCCAGTGACGTGGTCCGGAAGGTGGCTCAG GTCCCCCTGGGCCCGGAGTGCTCGAGGGCTGTCATGAAGCTGGTCTACTGTGCTCACTGTCTGGGAGTCCCCGGCGCCAGGCCCTGCCCTGACTACTGCCGAAATGTGCTCAAGGGCTGCCTCGCCAACCAGGCCGACCTGGATACTGAGTGGAGGAATCTCCTGG ACTCCATGGTGCTCATCACCGACAAGTTCTGGGGCACGTCGGGTGTGGAGAGCGTCATCGGCGGCGTGCACACGTGGCTGGCGGAGGCCATCAACGCCCTCCAGGACAACAGGGACACGCTCACGGCCAAG GTCATCCAGGGCTGCGGGAACCCCAAGGTCAACCCCCAGGGTTCTGGGCCTGAGGAGAAGCGGCGCCGGGGCAAGCTGGCCCCACGGGAGAGGCCACCCTCAGGCACGCTGGAGAAGCTG GTCTCCGAAGCCAAGGCTCAGCTCCGTGACGTCCAGGACTTCTGGATCAGCCTCCCAGGGACACTGTGCAGCGAGAAGATGGCCCTGAGCACCGCCAGTGATGACCGCTGCTGGAACGGGATGGCCAGAGGCCG GTACCTCCCCGAGGTCATGGGTGACGGCTTGGCCAACCAGATCAACAACCCCGAGGTGGAGGTGGACATCACCAAGCCGGACATGACCATCCGGCAGCAGATCATGCAGCTGAAGATCATGACCAACCGGCTGCGCAGCGCCTACAACGGCAATGACGTGGACTTCCAGGACGCCA gtGACGACGGCAGCGGCTCGGGCAGCGGTGATGGCTGTCCGGATGATCGCTGTGGCCGGGGGGCCAGCAGGAAGAGCTCCAGCTCCCGGACGCCCTTGACCCATGCCCTCCCAGGCCTGTCAGAGCAGGAAGGGCAGAAGACCTCGGCTGCCAGctgcccccagccccccaccttcctcctgcccctcctcctctccctggcCCTTACAGTAGCCAGGCCCCGGTGGCGGTAA